The genomic window GCGGTGCGCGCCTTCGATGTGGCCTTGAGCGAGGATTTCCGCGCGCTGCTTTCGGCCGGGCTCGACAATGAGCGCGAGGCGATCCGCACTGCTATGCTGAAGATTGGCTATTTCGGCGAGAAGACGCCCGCCATGCAGCGCGAGCTCATCATCCGCATGTTCCAGACGGCGATGGTGCCGCTTCGCCAGCCGACGCCCTTCGATTTCAAGGCGTCCGACCTCCTGGAGCGCCTGCGCGCCATGGGCCAGACCATCGGCACGGACCGCGACCTGATGCATGTGCCGCCGGCCGAAACGCTGTTCCTGCACCGCAAGATCGGTGGCATGTACCTGCTCGCCGCCAAACTGCGCGCCCGCGCCGATCTCGGCCGCATCGTCGCACCGTACCGGGCGTTCATCGCGCCAGTGTGAGGCTCTAAGAAGCGGGGTTGCACTTGCTCTGCAGCGCGCGAATATCCGCTTCGGTCACGGCGGCGAGTGGGGCGGGGATGCAGAGTTTTTGGGGGCGGCATCGGGGGCGGACGATGGCGATCACCGTTTCCACATCGGGACAGCCGGCATCCGGGCAGGCGAGCTGCGCGACGGACACCGCGGCATCCTCTTCAAGATCGAACACGGCGCGGACCCATGTTTTGATCTGGCGGGCCTGCACGCCTTGCAGGTTGCGCGGCGCGAAAGGGTTGATGAAACGCACCAGGGCCACCTCACACTTGTAACGGTATAACGTAAAATAAATTTGACGAATGAAATAACATAACGTACTGCGCTGTCAATCAACGCCGTGCGCCGGTGTCTCGTCCTTCGGCCAGAAGGCAGGCGTGGCGCTCGGTTGCCTTTTTCGATTGTCACATCATGGAGTATCGCATGAACCGCATCCGCCTCGCCGCCTCCGCCGCCGTGTTTTCTGTGCTTTTCGCTGGTCTCACCGCCATGCCGTCACCGGCCATGGCGTCGGGCACGCATGACCACACCGAAGCCGAAAGCCACGCGGGGCACGACCACGCCCATGGTCACGCGCATGATGCGGATGCCGAGCGCATCTATCATGGCGAGTTCGAGGATGCGGAGGTGCGCGACCGGCCGCTTTCCGATTGGGGCGGCGACTGGCAGTCGGTCTATTCTCTTCTCCAGGATGGCACGCTCGATCCGGTCATGGCGCACAAGGCCGAGACGGGTGACAAGTCGGAGGACGAGTACAAGGCCTATTACGAGACGGGCTATCGCACCGATGTCGACCGGATCGAGATCGGCCGGGACAGCGTCACGTTCCATCGGGGCGAAGCATCCGTTTCGGCGCGCTACGAAAGCGACGGATATGAGATCCTGACCTATGAAGCCGGCAACCGCGGCGTGCGCTTCATCTTCGAAAAGACCGAGGGCGACGCGGATGCCCCGCAATTCATCCAGTTCAGTGACCACCGCATCGCGCCGTCGGCATCCGACCACTACCACCTCTATTGGGGCAATGACCGCGAAGCGCTGCTGTCGGAGGTGACGAACTGGCCAACCTATTATCCGGCAGCTTTGTCGGCCGATGCGATCGTTGCGGAAATGATCGCCCACTGACCTTAGAGCAATTTCGCTGAATTGTTCTAGACGCTCGAAGGCCCCGGCAGCGACTGCCGGGGCCTCTATCATTTTCAGAACAAGCGGTCAGGCCGTTTCGGTCTTGTACCAGTCGAGGATTTCCGAGCCGGTCATCAGCGCCACGTCGGGGTGGCTCAGGATGTGGTCGTAGAGCATTTCGAGATATTTGATCCGGTGCGGTGCGCCGGTGAGATAGGGGTGGATGGAGATCGCCATCACCCGGGCGTTGTCGGCCCCTTCCTGATAGAGCCGGTCGAACTGGTCGACGCCGCGCAGATAGATCTCGTCCGAGCGGTGGCCTTGCACGGCGGTGATGACCACGTCGTTGATCTCGACCGAATAGGGCACGGAGACGATCGGGCCCGAGCGGGTCTGCATCGTCACCGGCTGGTCGTCCAGGCACCAGTCGCAGACATATTCGATGCCGGCTTCGGCCAGGAGATCGAGCGTGTCTTCGGTTTCCGTCAAGCCTGGGCTTTCCCAGCCGCGCGGCGCCTTGCCGGTGAAGGCGCGGATCGCTTCGACCGTGTCGATGATCGACTGCTTCTGGTCCTCGACCTTGTGCATCGGCCGCTGGATATAGCCATGGCCGACGAAATCCCAACCGGCGTCTAGCGCTGCGCGGCAGGCGGGCTCATAGACGCTGAGTGCCGTGCCGTTCACCGCAAAGCTTGCCTTCAGCCCGCGGCTCGACAACGTTTCAAGGAAGCGCCAGAAGCCGACGCGCATGCCGTATTCGTGCCAGGCCCAGTTGGGGATATCCGGCAGGAGCGGCTGGCCCATGGGCGGCGAGAGGACTGCGCGCGGCATGGCGCCGGCGGGCGACCAATTCTCAACATTGACGATCGTCCAGACCGCGACGCGCTTGCCATCGGGCAGCTTCAGTTTCGGACGCTGCGTGATCGGCTCGTAGGGCAGGCGGCCGCGAATGCGCGCCGCATCGATGATCGGATCGGACATGAATGAAGCCTTTCGTGATGGATCAGGCAAAAGCCTTGAAATGCGTCTCGATCTCGTCGGTGGCGAATCCGGCGCCCAGCAGGCAGGCGAGCAGAAGCCGCGCCTTGTGCGGGGGCAGAAGGCCCGCAGGAATCAGGCCGCGACGGATGAGATCCATTTCCGAGCCGGCAAAACCATAGCTGTCTTCGAAAACCGCACCGCCCGGGACCCGGGTCGAAAGCACGACCGGCATCAATCGGGCAAGCGCATCGAGGCGTTCCACGATGGCAGCCGGCACATGGCCTGCGCCCATGGCGGCGATGACCGCACCCTGGAACCCAGCACCGGCAATGGTGTCGATGAGGCGGCCATCGTCGCCGAGCCCGGTCTGGACGATGGCGACCGGCGCTGCTTCCGCGATCGGCAGGGTGGGGCGGGGCGAAGTCACCGGGAGGAGGCGCAGCCGGAAGGTCCGTTCCGTTACGGTGCCGATGGGGCCAAGCCCAGGCGCGGTGAAGGCCGAGGGCAGACCCGTGTCGGATTTCTGCACGTATCGTGCGGCATGGACTTCGTCATTGAGCGCGACCAGCGTGCCGAGCGACTTCGCCTGGGGCGCTGCCGCCACCGTGACGGCGGCGAGCAGATTGGCATGTCCATCGGCGCCGGGCGCGGCTGCGCCCCGCATGGCACCCGTGACGACGATTGCCGGATGGTCCGGGCCGGTCTCGCAGGCGAGATCCAAGAGGAACGACGTTTCGTCGATCGTGTCGGTGCCCTGCACGACGACGACGCCATCGGCCCCGTTCGCGCCAGCCGCCGTGACCATGTCGGCCACGGTCGCCATCTGCGCGAAGGTGAGCGATGCGCCCGGCACGAGAAACGGCGTGACGACATCGATCTCGGCGACATCGACAAGGGCTGGGACGGCGGCGACCAGATCGTCGCCGCTGACCGACGGCGCAATGCCGCCGGATGCCTGCGGCACCATGGTGATGGTGCCGCCGAGCACGATAATGGTGACGCGCGGCATCACTTGCCCTGGGCGTCGGTGCGCCAGAAGATCAGCTTGCGGTCGAGCCATTCGAGCAGAAAGTAGCCGCCGGCACCGATCGCCGCGAGGATCACGATGACGGCGAAGACGCGGTCGATGCGCAGCTGGTTCTTGTAGAGTTCGACGAGGTAGCCGAGGCCTTCGGAAGCGCCGACGAATTCACCGACGATCGCGCCGATGACGGCGAAGGTGAGCGCAGCCTTCACACCGGCGAAGATGACCGGCAATGCATGCGGCAGCGACACCTTGCGGAAGGTCTGCAGCGGCGTGGCCTTGATGGAGCGCATAAGCTTGCGGGCATCTTCCGGTACGCTTTCCAGGCCGACCAGCGTGTTGATCAGCACGGGGAAGAACGAGATCACAACGGCCATGACGACCTTGGAGCTCATGCCGAAGCCGAACCAGGCGATGAAGAGCGGCGCGAAGACGATTTTCGGAATGGCCTGGAAACCGACGACGAACGGGTAGGCAATGCGCTTCGCCGTTGGCCAGACGGCCAATGCGATGCCGAGCGCGAGCCCGATCGAAGTGCCGAGCACGAAGCCGATGAGAATTTCCGTCAGCGTGACGGAGAAGTGGCGCAGGAAGAAGTCCTGCTGCACGAGTGAGATCAGCGCGCCGACGACAGCCGAGAAGGACGGCAGGATGATCGGAGAGACAAGGCCCATGCGCGGCGCGAGTTCCCACGCAGCCAGGATCACCACGATGATCGCCAGCGTATAGAGCTTGTAGCGCAGTTCCTGGTTGGCGTTCTTATAGGGCGATGCGGCCTTCACCGGCTCGGCATCAAGCGTGACTGTCTTGGCCATGGCCGAGGATTCCCCTGACTTTGAAGATAAGATCGGTGAAGGTCTGGCTCTGCATCTGGTCGATCGTGCGCGGGCGCGGCAGCTCGACATCGATGACGCCGGAAACCTTGCCCGGACGGGGCGTCATGACCACGACGCGGTCGGCCATGAAGACGGCCTCGGTGATGTTGTGCGTGACGAAAAGAACGGTGATGCCCGCCGCCTGCGTGATGCGCATCAGCTCCAGGTTCATCGCTTCGCGCGTGAATTCGTCGAGTGCGCCGAACGGTTCGTCCATCAAAAGAACGTCGGGCTCGTAGGTCAGCGTGCGGGCAAGCGAGACGCGCTGCTGCATGCCGCCAGAAAGCTGGCGCGGATAGGCGTTCATGAAATCGCCAAGGCCGACAGCTTCCAGCACGGTGCGCGCCTTCTGACGTGTGGCTTCCGTCTTGGTGCCGAACACTTCCGCCGGCATCAGAACGTTTTCCTCGACTGTGCGCCATGGCAAGAGAACCGCCGTCTGGAACATGAAGCCCACTTGGCGGGACGGCTCGTTGATCGCGCGGCCGTTGAGCGTCGCTTCGCCTTGGGTTGCTGGCAGAAGCCCAGCCACCATGTTCAGCAAGGTCGACTTGCCGCAACCGCTGGGACCGACGAAGGAAATGAACTCGCCCTTGCGGATCGTCAGATCGACGCTTTCGAGCGCGATCACCGGACCGGAATCCAAAGTGAATGTCTTGCCGAGACCTTTGACGTCGATGATGGTTTCGGCAGGCGCCGCTCTTTCGAGCGGCGTCCCGTTGTCGATGCGCGCGGCCATCATTGCGCGGCTTCCACGGCAGCGCGATCGAACTCGTTGGCCGCCTCGATCAGCGAGCTGTCGAGCGCAACCGAGAGATCGACGTCGGTCGGCAACGCGCCTTCTTCCTCGGTGCCCTGGCGCAGGAAGTCGTGATAGGCTTGGAAGCCTTCGAGATAATGCGTGCCGAAGGGCTCCTCGGCGAGTGCGGCCGGCGGGGTCTTCAAACGTCGGGCGACTTCCCAGTTCGGAGCAGCGATCGCTTCGTCCTCGAACTCTTCCGGCCGGATTTCCTTGGCCATGGCGAAGGCGCGCTCGTCATTGGCGGCTGCGTAGACGACACCCTTGGCGACGGCGCGCAGGAAGCCTTCGATCTTGTCCGGATCGCTTGCGAGAAGCTCGGCCGAGACGACGACGCCGTTGGCCGGGAAGTCCTGAGCTTCCTGCGGCAGGATCGTGACCATGTCGATGCCGCGCGACTGGATCGCGGCGATGTCGAAGAGGCTCGACGAATAGGCATCGACCTGGCCGGATTCGAGCGCCTGGACGGTCAGTGCCGAGCCGTCGCCGACGGGGATGAGGCTGACGTCTTCGCCTGTCAGGCCGGCTTCTTCGAGGACGGCGCGCACGAGTGGCACTTCACCGCCTGAGAGATCTGACACGCCGACGCTCCGGCCCTTGAGATCCTGGATCGTCGTGATGCCGGATTCAGCGGTGGCGGCCAGCGTGAAGATGTTCGCGTACTGGTAGGAATAGACCCACTTCAGATCGAAGCCCTGTGCAACGGCGTTGAGGAATGCGCTCGGTGCGGGCAGCGCGGCGTCGGCATTGCCTGCGATGACCTGCTGGATGGCCGCGCTCGATCCGCCGGCGTCCTGGAACGACACTTCCAGGCCTTCCTCGGCGAAGAAGCCCAGTTCGTCGGCGATGTAGAAGGGGTGGAACTGGTTCACGCTCTCGACTGGAAACATGAAGGTGAAGGTTTCCAGATCCTGTGCCGCGGCGAAGGATACGGAAAGCGCAAGCGCTGCGGAAGCGGCGGCGGTGATGCTGACGGCGCGTAGAGTGTGCAACATGGTGATTGATCCTGGCCTCTGGTTTTCGGGTCGATCGCCACGGCTCTGCGTCCGTCTCGTGGAGGCGATCCTGTGCGGGAAAATCCGCTTGTGATCTGACGACTAATATATTAGATCACGGATATCAAGATGATTTTTGGGCATGCATCTTTCACGCCTAGAAATTGAGCGAGGCGCAGCTGATTGCAAACGTCGTGGCTTTGCTGAACAAAAGACCGTCGGACGAGGAGCCGAATTGATGATCGAACTTTCCCAGGAAGAGGCACGGCTGATCAGCCAGCCCATGAGCCGCAAGGACATTGTTCTTGGCCTCATCCGCTCGGCCATCGTCGACGGACGGCTGCCTGCAGGGATTAAGCTCGATCAGAACGAAATCGCCGCCACGCTCGGCGTCAGCCGTATGCCTGTTCGTGAGGCACTCAAGCAGCTGCAGGCCGAGGGGCTCGTGGTCGTCTACCCCTACCGCGGTGTCGAAGTGGCCAGGCTCGACCCGGCCGATATCCGCGAAATGTTTGCCATTCGCGGCTCACTGGAACGTCTTGCGGTCGGCAAGGCGCTGGAAAATCTGCGCCCGAAGGATTTCCGGGGCATGCGCGAGACGCTGGAGGCGATGGACCGGCTGATTGACGACGAGAACGCGAACGACAGCTGGCCGGAGCTCAACCGCAAATTCCACGCCGCAATCAACGATGCCTGCGGCTGGCCGCGCCTCCTCGAAACCATCGATCAGTTCCGCTCGAACGTCGAACGTTATGTGCGGCTCTATATCTCGGTGCGCGGGCGCGAACAGTCGCAGCGCGAGCACTGGGATCTGCTGACGGCTTGCGAGCGCAATGATGTCGCGAAAGCGCAGGAAGTCATCGAGGCCCATTCGCGCAACACGGCGGAATATCTGATCAGCGCGATCGAGATGTCGGAAGCTCAGGCGCGCCGTCAGCCGGCAAATCGTTCCGCAGCCGAAGCTCTCCGCGGCAAGGCCTAGACCTTTTTACAAACACCAGGGTGACATGTGACAGACACGAGCGAAAACCGCGCGCGCCGGATCGATATCCATGCGCATTATTTTCCGGAACGCTACATCGCGGCGCTCGAAACCGAGGGCTGCAAGTGCGGTGCCTGTGTGCGGCGCGATCCGCGCGGCACGATCATCGATGTCGGTCCGCTGCATGCGGGGCCGCTGGAGAAGCGCTTCACCGATCTCGACATGCGCATCGCCGACATGGATCGCCAGGGTGTCGACATCCAGGCGCTGTCGCTCACCCAGCCGATGGTCTATTTCGCCGATGCGCCGGTGGCGCGGGCGCTGTCCGTTGCCTTCAACGATTCGCTTGTGGAAGCGCATGAGCAGTTTCCCGATCGGCTTGTCGGCCTTGCGATGATCCCGGCAAATCATGCGGAAGAAGCGCTCGCCGAATTGGAGCGCGTCAAGGATGCGCCCGGCATGTGCGGCGTTTATATGGGCACGGCGATCGGCGACTGGGATCTGTCGGATGAGCGGCTGCTGCCCGTATTCGAGCGCATTGAAGCGATGGGCTGGCCGATCTTCCTGCATCCCCTGAAGGTCATCGGCATGACGGATCGGCTGAAGCCGTATTTTCTGTCCAACCTGCTCGGCAATCCGTTCGATACGGCTGTCGCCGCTGCGCATCTCATCTTCGGCGGCGTCATGGATCGCTTTCCGAAGCTCGACATCGTTCTGCCGCATGCGGGCGGCGCGTTCTCGTTTCTTGCAGGACGTCTGAACCACGGTTGGGCGATGGGACGGCCTGAACTGAAGCACATGGAAAACGGCGCGCTCAGCTACCTCAAGCGCTTCCACTATGACACGATTTCCCATTCCGACGCCGGTCTGTCCTTCCTGGTCGATCAGGTCGGCGCCGACCGGATCATGCTCGGTTCGGATTATTGCTTCGATATGGGGCACGATGCGCCCGTCGATGTCGTCGACCGGCAGCAGTCCCTGTCGGACGCCGATCGTCAAGCGGTGCTCGGTGGCACGGCCGAGAGCCTGTTGAAGCTCAAATAAATGGGAGAATGCCGGTCGCCCTCAGGCGGTCGGCATGCCCTTTGGCCGCATGTGACGCTTCTGCGCGGCGATCCGGAACGTCGCATTCGGCGCACCGTAACCGCGGTAGTCTCCACGTCGTTCGATGATTTCGAACAGGAAGCCTTCGCCCCAGGTGGGAGCGTAGAGCTGAAAAAACTCGCCGGTCTCGTCTCGGTCGTAGAGAATGTTTTCCGCCCTCAACCGGTCGGCAAGTTCGGGTTCCAGTCCGAAGCGGGCCTCGACGTCGTCGTAGTAGTTCGGTGACAGCGCCAGTGGCGTGAAGCCAGCCCGGCGCAGGGACGCCGCCGTCTCGAAGATGTCGTCCGTCGCGAACGCAATGTGCTGCACGCCCGAGCCGAAGCTTTGGGAAATGAAGTGTCCGGCCAGCGTGCGCTGGTTGTCGGCGCCATTCAACGTCAGGCGCAAGCCGCCATCATCGGATTCGATTGCCTGGCTGCGCACAACGCCGGCCGGATCGATGACGTCGACCGTCGGGGTTTTGTGAGCGCGGAAGATGGATGTGTAGAAGAGAAGCCATGACAGCATCTCGCCATGCTCCATCGTCTGGCCGACATGGTCGATGCGGGTGAGGCCGGCGCTGTTCGCCGGCGAGGCGCCATCGGCGGGAGCAAAGTCGATGTCCCAGAGCTTGGAGAGATCGGAGTTCCGGTCGAGGAAATAGATCACGCCGCCACCGGCGCCCCGGATGGCGGGAATCTTCAGCTCGCCCGGGCCGACTTCCTGCTCGAACGGTTCTGCGCCCAGTGCACGAGCACGCTCGACCGTTGCCGTCGCATCGTCTGTCCAGAGAGCAAACGCGTAGACCGAAGTCCCGTGGACGAGAAAGGAGGAGTGCGCGAAGCCTGAACTGTCGGTGTTGACGACAATGTTGATATCGCCCTGGCGCCACAGCGCGACGTCTTTCGAGACGTGCCGGCCGACTTCGGAAAATCCCATCGCGGACAGCAGCCGTGCAATTTCAGCCGCGCCCTTCTTGTCCGTCGCAAATTCGACGAACGCGACGCCCTCGACGCCGATCGGTGCGGGCATGGCGGGCAGGTCGACCTTCAAAGCGGGCTCGTCGCGCCGAATCCGGTCCATCAGCCAGATGAGCGATCGATGCCCGTCGACGGCGATCGCCCGTGGCGAACCACCGCGGAACTGGTCGTTAAATATCTCGAGCGACAGATAGCCGTCATAGCCGGTCGCGGCGACGGCTGCCATGAACGCCGGAACGGGCAGGTCGCCTTCGCCCGGCATGTTGCGATAATGGCGGCTCCAGTAGAGCAGATCCATGTCGATCGCCGGCGCATCGGCAAGCTGCACGAAGAAGATCTTGTCCTTCGGGATCGACCGGATGGACTTCAGATCCGTGCGTCGCGCAAGCGTGTGAAAGGAATCGAGGATGAGCCCGACATTGGGATGATCGGCCCGGCGCACGATTTCCCAGGCGTCGCGGTGGTCGTTGACATGCCGCCCCCAGGCGAGCGCCTCGTAGCCGATGCGAAGGCCCCGTTTCGCAGCACGCGCGCCGAGTTCGGCAAGATCGTCCGCCGCGCGGTCGATGCCGCCCATCGCGATCGGCGAGACCGACGAGCAGACGAGGATGAGGTCAGTCCCCAGTTCCTGCATGACGTCGAACTTGCGTTCTGCCCGATCGAATGCGCGGGCGCGTTGCGGCTCCGGCAGTCCCTCGAAATCGCGGAAAGGCTGGTAAAGCGTGATGGCAAGACCGGCATCGGCGGCCATTTTGGCAACATCGCGCGGCGAGCCATCGAAGGCGAGGAAATCGTTCTCGAAAATCTCGATGCCGTCGAAGCCGGCGCGGGCGATGGCTGCGAGTTTTTCGGTCAGATTGCCGCTGATCGAGACGGTCGCGATCGAGGTTTTCATGCCTGCTCCAGCGCGTCTGCTCTAAGCGCATGGCGAAGTTCTTTCGTATCGACCCTTGCGCCGGTGAAGGCGTGGAACGCGTCGATGCCCTGATGGAAGAAGAGTTCGTAGCCGCTGATGGTTGCCAATCCACGCTTTTGCGCATCCATCAGGAATTGCGTGTCGACCGGCGTGTAGACCGCATCGAACGCCCAGCCGGCTTTTGGCATGAGGGCTGAAGGAACAGCTGTGCCGGGAATGCCGGTCATGCCGAGAGGCGTGCAATTGACGATCCCGTCAGCGCCTTCTGTCGCGTCCTCGATCGTGGGGCATACCGAGACAGTCATACCGGGAGCATTTGTGCGAAGTGCGTTTGCCAGCGCTTCGGCACGCACGGCGTCGGTGTCGAAGATGTGCAGCGCGGTCGCCTTGAGTTCGGCCAGCGCAAAGGCCACCGCCTTGCCAACCCCACCGGCACCCGCCATGGCGACCGTGCCGGGCGTCATGGCCGGCAGGCTCTCACGGAACGCGGCGACGAAGCCGGTGTAGTCGGTGTTGGTGCCGGAAGGGCCAGCTCCATCGAAGATCACCGTATTGCAGGCAGCAATCGCCCGCACGCGGGGATCGGGCACGTTCAACGTCGGAAACACGCGCTCCTTGTAGGGATAGGTGATGTTGATGCCGCGGAAGCCGCTCTCACGGCACTGATCGAACACCGCGTCGAAATCGAGACCCATGTCGGCTGGGATCAGCGGCTCGTAAGTAACATCTAAGCCGCAGAGCCGTCCCGCCAGCCGGTGCAGCATGGGCGACTTGGAGCGCTTGATGTTGTCACCGATCAATCCGAGCCGAAACATGTTCTGTGATCCTGTCGTCGCAACGCGCGGCGCCCAGATGCGCCGGTATAATGACAACAGACATAATCCATTTCATCCGATATTTTCAACTTTGAATGATTAAGGACGATCAGGTTCTGTATCAGGCCTTGATCGTTCCTGTGGCCAAGGCATGTTCGACACCGCCGCCCACGTGCTTTTCCAGCATCGATTTCGCCGTCGGGGCATCGCGATCGAGCGCCGCTTCCAGCATCACGCGGTGCTCGCGCGCCGCGATGTCGCCTCGAAACGACAGCGCGATCATCTGGTAACGCAGGTATTTGTCGAAGATGGCGGCGTGGGTATCCATCAACACCTTGGAACCGCAGGCCGAGATGAGCGCCTGGTGAAACTCCCAGTCATAGCGCTTCCACATCTCCGTCTGGCTCATGTCGCCATCGCGCATGCGTTGCTCCAGCGCTGCGAGCTTGTGGTGAGCGGCAACGACGCGGCCTTCCCATTCCACATCGCCGGCCGCAAAGGACTGCTCGAGCGCAAATCCCTCGAGAAGCTGGCGCAGCGCCGCAACTTCGCGCAGGTTTTCCACCGACACCGGCGCAGCTTCGAAGCCACGCTGGCCTTCGGCGACGACCAGCCCTTCCGAGGTCAACCGGCTGAGAATCTCGCGCAAGGTGCTGATGCTTGCGCCGTAGACATCCTTCAACTTGTCAAGCTTCAGCTTCTGGCTGGGGGCGATACGGCCGAAGATGATATCGGCGCGGATGCGGCGATAGGCATTGTCCCCGATCGTTTCAGTATGAATAACCGGTTCGGTCATCTTTCACTCTCTGCCACAGATTTCCACCGAAGCTGCCCGAGCACGGTGTGCAATTCAACTGATCTCACTGGGCTGCCAATGGAAAGAGCCCTTGCTCAACGGTGTAATCCACGCAGGCGTGGATGTGTCGGTCGAGCGTGCGGAGAGCGGTGTCGGCGTCGCGCACGAGCGCGCAATCCAGCAGTGTCCGGTGTTCACCGACCGCGATCTCGCCGCGGAAACGCACGGCCAGGATCTGGTAGCGCAGGAACTGGTCGAAGATGACGCTGTGCGTATCCATGAGCGCGCGGGATCCGCAGGCCGAAATCAGCGCGTGATGGAATTCGCGGTCGTAGTGCTTCCATGCCGATGTCTGTTCCAAGTCACCGGCAAGAATGAGCGTTTCCAGCCGTGCGAGCTTGTGGTGGGCTGCGACGACTCGGCCCTCCCACTCGATGTCGCCGGCCGCAAACGATTCCTGCAGCGCATGGCCTTCGAGCAGGCCCCGCATGGCCGCGACTTCCCGGAAATTCGCCGCCGAAATCGGTGCGACCTCGAAACCGCGTTGACCTTCGGCGGTCACCAGGCCCTCGGAAGACAGGCGATAGAGGACCTCGCGCAGCGTGCTGACGCTTGTGGCATAGCGCGTGCGAAGCCGCTCCAGCCGCAGGCGTTCGCCCGGGCCCAGATGGCCGAAAATAATATCGGTTCGAATGCGGCGATAGGTTGCGTCGCCCGCAGTCTCCGGTGAATGGATGTCGCCGCTCAAGCGCAAATCCTCCTCAGCGCCCTGTTCCTCTGCCCGACCTGATGGCTCCAGGCAAGCTCGCCGAGCGCATCTGCCGTGACCAGATATAATCAATAATCTCATACGAAATCCACGACGCCTATTGAAATGCGCTTTGTCGAGTGGCATGAAAAGCGGTATCCGCCGGCTGGAGGCCATGGGCGGGCAAGAAATTCAAAGGGAGGACCCTCATGTTTTCGAAGTTTTCACGCCGCTCCATCCTCGCCGCTGGCGCGCTCATCCTGTCGGCTGCCGTCAGCGTTCCGGCGATTGCCCAAGAGCCTGTCGAGCTGCGGTTCTCGGCTGTCTTCTCGGATCAGGACATCCGAGCGCGCATGATGGAGCGCTTCACCGAGGAGCTCGGCGACGAATTCCAGTTCCA from Georhizobium profundi includes these protein-coding regions:
- a CDS encoding asparaginase, with the translated sequence MPRVTIIVLGGTITMVPQASGGIAPSVSGDDLVAAVPALVDVAEIDVVTPFLVPGASLTFAQMATVADMVTAAGANGADGVVVVQGTDTIDETSFLLDLACETGPDHPAIVVTGAMRGAAAPGADGHANLLAAVTVAAAPQAKSLGTLVALNDEVHAARYVQKSDTGLPSAFTAPGLGPIGTVTERTFRLRLLPVTSPRPTLPIAEAAPVAIVQTGLGDDGRLIDTIAGAGFQGAVIAAMGAGHVPAAIVERLDALARLMPVVLSTRVPGGAVFEDSYGFAGSEMDLIRRGLIPAGLLPPHKARLLLACLLGAGFATDEIETHFKAFA
- a CDS encoding ABC transporter permease, with the protein product MAKTVTLDAEPVKAASPYKNANQELRYKLYTLAIIVVILAAWELAPRMGLVSPIILPSFSAVVGALISLVQQDFFLRHFSVTLTEILIGFVLGTSIGLALGIALAVWPTAKRIAYPFVVGFQAIPKIVFAPLFIAWFGFGMSSKVVMAVVISFFPVLINTLVGLESVPEDARKLMRSIKATPLQTFRKVSLPHALPVIFAGVKAALTFAVIGAIVGEFVGASEGLGYLVELYKNQLRIDRVFAVIVILAAIGAGGYFLLEWLDRKLIFWRTDAQGK
- a CDS encoding polysaccharide deacetylase family protein, producing the protein MSDPIIDAARIRGRLPYEPITQRPKLKLPDGKRVAVWTIVNVENWSPAGAMPRAVLSPPMGQPLLPDIPNWAWHEYGMRVGFWRFLETLSSRGLKASFAVNGTALSVYEPACRAALDAGWDFVGHGYIQRPMHKVEDQKQSIIDTVEAIRAFTGKAPRGWESPGLTETEDTLDLLAEAGIEYVCDWCLDDQPVTMQTRSGPIVSVPYSVEINDVVITAVQGHRSDEIYLRGVDQFDRLYQEGADNARVMAISIHPYLTGAPHRIKYLEMLYDHILSHPDVALMTGSEILDWYKTETA
- a CDS encoding ABC transporter substrate-binding protein; the protein is MLHTLRAVSITAAASAALALSVSFAAAQDLETFTFMFPVESVNQFHPFYIADELGFFAEEGLEVSFQDAGGSSAAIQQVIAGNADAALPAPSAFLNAVAQGFDLKWVYSYQYANIFTLAATAESGITTIQDLKGRSVGVSDLSGGEVPLVRAVLEEAGLTGEDVSLIPVGDGSALTVQALESGQVDAYSSSLFDIAAIQSRGIDMVTILPQEAQDFPANGVVVSAELLASDPDKIEGFLRAVAKGVVYAAANDERAFAMAKEIRPEEFEDEAIAAPNWEVARRLKTPPAALAEEPFGTHYLEGFQAYHDFLRQGTEEEGALPTDVDLSVALDSSLIEAANEFDRAAVEAAQ
- a CDS encoding nitrate reductase, which encodes MRFINPFAPRNLQGVQARQIKTWVRAVFDLEEDAAVSVAQLACPDAGCPDVETVIAIVRPRCRPQKLCIPAPLAAVTEADIRALQSKCNPAS
- a CDS encoding GntR family transcriptional regulator, whose product is MIELSQEEARLISQPMSRKDIVLGLIRSAIVDGRLPAGIKLDQNEIAATLGVSRMPVREALKQLQAEGLVVVYPYRGVEVARLDPADIREMFAIRGSLERLAVGKALENLRPKDFRGMRETLEAMDRLIDDENANDSWPELNRKFHAAINDACGWPRLLETIDQFRSNVERYVRLYISVRGREQSQREHWDLLTACERNDVAKAQEVIEAHSRNTAEYLISAIEMSEAQARRQPANRSAAEALRGKA
- a CDS encoding ZinT family metal-binding protein encodes the protein MNRIRLAASAAVFSVLFAGLTAMPSPAMASGTHDHTEAESHAGHDHAHGHAHDADAERIYHGEFEDAEVRDRPLSDWGGDWQSVYSLLQDGTLDPVMAHKAETGDKSEDEYKAYYETGYRTDVDRIEIGRDSVTFHRGEASVSARYESDGYEILTYEAGNRGVRFIFEKTEGDADAPQFIQFSDHRIAPSASDHYHLYWGNDREALLSEVTNWPTYYPAALSADAIVAEMIAH
- a CDS encoding ABC transporter ATP-binding protein, which codes for MMAARIDNGTPLERAAPAETIIDVKGLGKTFTLDSGPVIALESVDLTIRKGEFISFVGPSGCGKSTLLNMVAGLLPATQGEATLNGRAINEPSRQVGFMFQTAVLLPWRTVEENVLMPAEVFGTKTEATRQKARTVLEAVGLGDFMNAYPRQLSGGMQQRVSLARTLTYEPDVLLMDEPFGALDEFTREAMNLELMRITQAAGITVLFVTHNITEAVFMADRVVVMTPRPGKVSGVIDVELPRPRTIDQMQSQTFTDLIFKVRGILGHGQDSHA
- a CDS encoding amidohydrolase family protein, which encodes MTDTSENRARRIDIHAHYFPERYIAALETEGCKCGACVRRDPRGTIIDVGPLHAGPLEKRFTDLDMRIADMDRQGVDIQALSLTQPMVYFADAPVARALSVAFNDSLVEAHEQFPDRLVGLAMIPANHAEEALAELERVKDAPGMCGVYMGTAIGDWDLSDERLLPVFERIEAMGWPIFLHPLKVIGMTDRLKPYFLSNLLGNPFDTAVAAAHLIFGGVMDRFPKLDIVLPHAGGAFSFLAGRLNHGWAMGRPELKHMENGALSYLKRFHYDTISHSDAGLSFLVDQVGADRIMLGSDYCFDMGHDAPVDVVDRQQSLSDADRQAVLGGTAESLLKLK